A window of the Brassica napus cultivar Da-Ae chromosome A2, Da-Ae, whole genome shotgun sequence genome harbors these coding sequences:
- the LOC125584157 gene encoding uncharacterized protein LOC125584157 codes for MDNALLALSLKDDDNAPYNLPDLPQYYATERNACSLIDRLLNPEHQNMADLILDMPRKWQIVNRVRCIALTKERFQFISCMHMAFKMSSTKACKPSKTGGLAIERWVERPPSGYLQFVSILVRIRNIPINHYTIPAISELVG; via the coding sequence ATGGATAATGCTCTGTTAGCTCTTTCTCTAAAAGATGATGACAATGCCCCTTACAATTTACCAGATCTTCCTCAATACTATGCTACAGAACGGAATGCATGCAGTCTAATCGACCGTCTTCTCAACCCGGAACATCAAAACATGGCGGATCTCATACTTGATATGCCGAGGAAATGGCAAATCGTCAATCGAGTTAGATGTATCGCTCTCACCAAAGAAAGATTCCAGTTCATCTCATGCATGCATATGGCCTTCAAGATGTCCTCGACAAAGGCATGCAAACCTTCAAAGACTGGGGGTTTAGCTATAGAAAGATGGGTAGAAAGACCTCCATCGGGATATTTACAATTCGTCTCAATTTTGGTCAGGATAAGGAATATTCCGATTAATCACTACACAATACCAGCCATATCAGAGCTTGTGGGCTGA
- the LOC106393526 gene encoding uncharacterized protein LOC106393526 produces the protein MNKNKNMAREQHEEENALVIWNISNCPIPVGHDPLQVVPRIQTALEKLRRDRPYGPLSITAISDNLTEIPGEDVMRKLSSSGISLKHADRVHTDLYQWSRRNPPPATIMVITGHEELEHLASTFSGLEVKGYRILPTYPQSNPAPPSLPKLCFWETLLSDADNKLETTSRLIFSYRLDRGTGESPWSCSVCHFDAPSFEDFTKHLKSETHAYFVWDLVASKNKVDRTNPDNLQLGRSEEWDLLAKAGMMRRAEVLKLRGAFAPPRSRPVDANSFKEPFKSGE, from the exons atgaacaaaaacaagaacATGGCGAGGGAGCAGCATGAGGAGGAGAACGCGTTGGTGATATGGAACATCAGCAACTGCCCGATTCCTGTTGGTCATGATCCTCTCCAGGTGGTTCCGAGAATACAAACGGCGCTGGAGAAGTTAAGACGCGATCGCCCCTATGGTCCTCTCTCCATCACTGCCATTAGCGACAACCTAACAGAGATCCCTGGTGAAGACGTCATGAGGAAGCTTTCTTCCTCTGGAATCTCTCTTAAACATGCTGACC GGGTTCACACGGATTTGTATCAGTGGTCCCGTAGGAATCCTCCTCCGGCTACTATAATGGTCATAACCGGTCATGAGGAACTGGAACATTTAGCTTCTACATTTTCTGGCCTTGAAGTGAAAGGATACAGAATTCTTCCTACTTATCCTCAGTCAAACCCAGCTCCACCCTCTCTGCCTAAACTCTGTTTCTGGGAAACTTTACTGTCAG ATGCCGATAATAAACTGGAGACAACATCAAGACTTATTTTTTCTTACCGGTTGGATCGTGGAACGGGTGAATCTCCCTGGTCTTGTTCAGTTTGCCATTTTGATGCCCCAAGTTTTGAAGATTTCACAAAGCACCTCAAGAGTGAAACACATGCTTATTTT GTGTGGGACCTGGTCGCAAGCAAAAACAAAGTAGATCGCACCAATCCTGATAACTTGCAGCTTGGTCGCTCAGAG GAGTGGGACCTTCTCGCAAAAGCTGGCATGATGCGACGCGCTGAAGTTCTGAAACTCCGCGGCGCTTTCGCTCCTCCTCGTTCGAGGCCAGTTGATGCCAACTCTTTTAAGGAACCGTTCAAATCTGGAGAATAG
- the LOC125584160 gene encoding uncharacterized protein LOC125584160, producing MISNFLFGLKPELENRLAVGNYESLTELVEKAVNLEIGLEAEKAASKKSKQHQEGKSGGNQRSFKGHKSSECFGKKPGSFQSNSYNPTCFTCGKKMHISTQCNVNRSIPAMPINVHPPPAPPVIAPAPKRQAIGGRVYALELEDTKPPGPSKGPITGTLHVAGRPTHVLFDSGATHSFVTPEVAAEFVGSFVIDMMDVAVMTPGDQTLQAKECLRRVPLLGTIRLWESRILFKENRQRQIVFYGISPSKSVSLVAALRVEDLLKDGEAYLVTVTASEGPTSNGVEISDIAVIQEFEDVFAALKELPPPRSNPFTINLEYGAKPIAKAPYRMGPAELKKQLEDLMEKCFIRPSSSPWGAPVLFVKKKDGSMRLCIDYRGINNITIKDKYPLPRIDELLDQLRGASWFSKIDLTSGYHQIPILEGDVMKTAFRTRYGQYEFVTAACHFDFEDEFETKDPEGQAGAMDERILHISKEDIAEIIAMNASSNFFNPKNKSEDPPSIDDAAAPSIEGHFGSRKSTHHQNRKWKPHWENTEVSIPTV from the exons ATGATATCTAACTTTCTGTTTGGTCTAAAACCAGAGTTAGAAAATAGACTGGCAGTCGGAAACTACGAGAGTCTCACCGAGCTAGTGGAAAAGGCTGTGAATTTGGAGATCGGATTAGAAGCTGAGAAGGCGGCAAGTAAGAAATCCAAGCAGCATCAAGAAGGAAAGTCTGGTGGAAACCAAAGATCATTTAAGG GCCATAAGTCAAGTGAATGTTTCGGGAAGAAACCTGGATCCTTTCAGTCAAACTCCTACAATCCTACATGTTTCACGTGTGGAAAGAAAATGCACATCTCTACCCAGTGCAACGTCAACCGTTCTATCCCAGCTATGCCAATCAATGTCCATCCTCCTCCAGCTCCACCTGTAATCGCACCAGCGCCAAAAAGGCAAGCTATAGGAGGTAGAGTTTACGCTTTAGAACTAGAGGATACTAAACCTCCAGGTCCATCTAAGGGTCCCATTACAG GAACTTTACATGTTGCGGGGCGTcccacacatgtattgttcgactccggggcaacacatagttttgtgacccCTGAGGTAGCTGCCGAGTTTGTGGGTTCATTTGTGATTGACATGATGGATGTGGCTGTGATGACTCCCGGAGACCAAACCCTTCAAGCAAAAGAATGCCTCAGAAGAGTTCC GCTACTGGGCACAATTAGATTGTGGGAAAGTCGTATTTTGTTCAAGGAGAACAGACAACGGCAAATAGTGTTCTACGGGATCAGTCCAAGCAAGTCTGTGTCTTTGGTAGCTGCCTTGAGAGTGGAAGATTTGCTTAAGGATGGAGAAGCGTATCTGGTAACAGTGACTGCTAGTGAAGGACCCACTAGCAATGGAGTTGAAATTTCGGATATTGCGGTCATACAAGAGTTTGAGGATGTATTTGCGGCGTTAAAGGAGTTACCTCCACCTCGGAGTAACCCTTTCACAATTAACTTGGAATATGGAGCTAAGCCAATAGCAAAGGCTCCTTACCGCATGGGACCTGCAGAGTtgaagaaacaacttgaagATTTAATGGAGAAATGTTTCATAAGACCTAGCTCTTCACCATGGGGAGCTCCGGTCTTATTTgtcaagaagaaggatggtagcatgcgacTTTGTATTGATTATCGAGGAATCAACAATATCACAATCAAAGACAAGTATCCTCTCCCAAGGATagacgagttgttggatcagTTAAGGGGAGCAAGTTGGTTTTCAAAGATCGACTTGACGTCtggctatcatcagattccaATTTTAGAGGGTGATGTCATGAAGACTGCGTTTAGAACTCGTTATGGACAATACGAATTTGTCACTGCAGCATGCCACTTCGATTTTGAGGATGAATTTGAGACAAA ggatccAGAAGGCCAAGCAGGAGCAATGGAtgaacgcattcttcacatatCCAAGGAAGACATAGCTGAAATCATTGCCATGAATGCATCCAGTAACTTCTTCAATCCTAAGAACAAATCAGAGgatccaccatcgatcgacgacgcaGCTGCACCATCGATCGAGGGTCACTTCGGATCCAGAAAAAGCACACATCATCAAAACAGGAAGTGGAAACCTCATTGGGAGAACACAGAGGTATCCATACCGACCGTGTAA
- the LOC106433956 gene encoding uncharacterized protein LOC106433956 — translation MNKNKNMAREQHEEENALVIWNISNCPIPVGHDPLQVVPRIQTALEKLRRDRPYGSLSITAISDNLTEIPGEDVMRKLSSSGISLKHAHGVQTDLYQWASRNPPPATIMVITGHEELEHLASTFSGLEEEGYRILPTYPQSNPAPPSLPKLCFWETLLSDADNKLVTTSRLIFHGTGGYPWSCSVCYFDAPILEDFTNHLKSETHAYFEWDRFASKNKIDRTNPANMQLGRSEEWDLLAKPDMMRRAEVLKLRGAFAPPRSRPVDANSFKEPFKSGE, via the exons atgaacaaaaacaagaacATGGCGAGGGAGCAGCATGAGGAGGAGAACGCGTTGGTGATATGGAACATCAGCAACTGCCCGATTCCTGTTGGTCATGATCCTCTCCAGGTGGTTCCGAGAATACAAACGGCGCTGGAGAAGTTAAGACGCGATCGCCCCTATGGTTCTCTCTCCATCACTGCCATTAGCGACAACCTAACAGAGATCCCTGGTGAAGACGTCATGAGGAAGCTTTCTTCCTCTGGAATCTCTCTTAAACATGCTCACG GAGTTCAAACGGATTTGTATCAGTGGGCCAGTAGGAATCCTCCTCCGGCTACTATAATGGTCATAACCGGTCATGAGGAACTGGAACATTTAGCTTCTACATTTTCTGGCCTTGAAGAGGAAGGATACAGAATTCTTCCTACTTATCCTCAGTCAAACCCAGCTCCACCCTCTCTGCCTAAACTCTGTTTCTGGGAAACTTTACTGTCAG ATGCCGATAATAAACTGGTGACAACATCAAGGCTTATTTTTCATGGAACGGGTGGATATCCCTGGTCTTGTTCAGTATGCTATTTTGATGCCCCAATTTTAGAAGATTTCACAAACCACCTCAAGAGTGAAACACATGCTTATTTT GAGTGGGACAGGTTCGcaagcaaaaacaaaattgatCGCACCAATCCTGCTAACATGCAGCTTGGTCGCTCAGAG GAGTGGGACCTACTCGCAAAACCTGACATGATGCGACGCGCTGAAGTTCTGAAACTCCGCGGCGCTTTCGCTCCTCCTCGTTCGAGGCCAGTTGATGCCAACTCTTTTAAGGAACCGTTCAAATCTGGAGAATAG